A window of uncultured Fusobacterium sp. contains these coding sequences:
- the acpP gene encoding acyl carrier protein, which yields MLDKIREIVVEQLGVDAEQVVPEANFVEDLGADSLDTVELIMAFEEEFDVEIPDTDAEKIKTVQDVIDYIESK from the coding sequence ATGTTAGATAAAATAAGAGAAATAGTAGTTGAACAATTAGGGGTAGATGCAGAACAAGTAGTACCTGAGGCAAATTTCGTAGAAGATTTAGGAGCAGATTCACTAGATACAGTTGAATTAATAATGGCATTTGAAGAAGAATTTGATGTAGAAATTCCTGATACAGATGCTGAAAAAATTAAAACAGTTCAAGACGTTATTGATTATATCGAATCTAAATAA
- the rpmF gene encoding 50S ribosomal protein L32: MAVPKKKTSKAKKNMRRSHHALTGTGLTTCEKCGAPRRPHRVCLSCGDYNGKQVLAGQAE, translated from the coding sequence ATGGCAGTACCTAAGAAGAAAACATCTAAAGCTAAGAAAAACATGAGAAGATCTCATCATGCTTTAACTGGAACTGGATTAACAACTTGTGAAAAATGCGGAGCTCCAAGAAGACCACACAGAGTATGTCTTTCATGTGGAGATTACAATGGAAAACAAGTTCTAGCAGGACAAGCTGAGTAA
- the gltS gene encoding sodium/glutamate symporter: MLDIQFNMVETLAIAVVVLLFGKFLRKKINILERFFIPAPVIGGTIFSLILLIGHVTKLFSFEFDGILKDFFMLVFFTTIGFTASAKLLKKGGIGVAIFLFTATLLAVVQNIVGVSLAKIFNLNPLLGLAVGSIPLTGGHGTSGAFGIVLEELGVQGAFSVAIAAATYGLISGCLIGGPIAKKLKEKYALEAPKETKTETSKEESNGVEAKGEEGAFEAIVVTIIAMGLGYWLAPFLKKYGIVFPIYIGPMIVAAIIRNIADGLKRPLPLKAISITGNISLALFLAMALMALKLWELAALAVPIVTILLVQTVITGIFIYFITFRLNGKDYDAAVISTGHCGFALGATPNAMANMDAFMSENGFAPRAFFVLPIVGALFIDFTNATVITFFINIFG, encoded by the coding sequence ATGTTAGATATACAGTTTAATATGGTTGAGACTTTAGCTATTGCTGTAGTAGTTTTATTATTTGGAAAATTTTTAAGAAAAAAAATTAATATTTTAGAGAGATTTTTTATTCCAGCTCCAGTTATAGGAGGAACAATTTTTTCTTTAATTTTATTAATAGGACATGTAACAAAACTGTTTTCTTTTGAATTTGATGGAATTTTAAAAGATTTTTTTATGTTGGTATTTTTTACAACAATAGGATTTACAGCAAGTGCAAAATTATTAAAAAAAGGTGGAATAGGAGTAGCTATCTTTTTATTTACAGCGACATTGTTAGCTGTGGTACAAAATATAGTAGGAGTATCTTTAGCTAAAATTTTTAATTTAAATCCATTATTAGGACTTGCAGTAGGATCAATTCCACTAACAGGAGGACATGGAACATCAGGAGCTTTTGGAATAGTATTAGAAGAATTAGGAGTTCAGGGAGCTTTTTCTGTTGCAATAGCAGCAGCAACTTATGGATTAATTTCTGGATGTCTTATTGGAGGACCAATAGCTAAGAAATTAAAGGAAAAATATGCTCTAGAAGCTCCAAAAGAGACTAAAACAGAAACTTCAAAAGAGGAGAGTAATGGAGTTGAAGCCAAAGGAGAAGAGGGAGCTTTTGAGGCTATTGTAGTAACTATTATAGCAATGGGATTAGGTTATTGGTTAGCTCCATTTTTAAAGAAATATGGAATAGTATTTCCAATTTATATAGGACCAATGATTGTAGCTGCAATAATAAGAAATATAGCAGATGGACTAAAAAGACCATTACCTTTAAAAGCTATTTCAATAACTGGAAATATATCTTTAGCTCTTTTCTTAGCTATGGCACTTATGGCATTAAAATTATGGGAGCTAGCTGCTTTAGCCGTACCAATAGTGACAATTCTTCTAGTTCAAACTGTTATTACAGGAATATTTATATATTTTATTACATTTAGATTAAATGGAAAAGATTATGATGCTGCTGTAATTTCAACTGGACATTGTGGATTTGCCCTAGGAGCTACTCCAAATGCTATGGCTAATATGGATGCTTTTATGAGTGAAAATGGTTTTGCTCCAAGAGCTTTCTTTGTTTTACCTATAGTAGGAGCTCTCTTTATAGATTTTACTAATGCAACAGTAATAACATTTTTTATAAATATATTTGGATAA
- a CDS encoding radical SAM protein, with protein sequence MKHYNIPIFISHFGCPNSCVFCNQKKINGRETDVTMEDLRNTIEMYLETLPKNSKKEVAFFGGTFTGISMGLQKEYLETAYEYIKKGEIDGIRLSTRPDCINYEIVEQLKKYGVTTVELGVQSLDEEVLIATERYYPVRVVEEACKILKEYGIKLGIQLMVGLPKSTFDSDYETAKKVLEMKPDMVRIYPTLVIKNTKMEQMFYQKEYSPLSLEEAIERTKKIMALLESNGINIIRVGLQPSEDLREDGVVLGGPFHPAFRELVETEIYHNFFKKIIEKEKELNIIANEKSISKLVGIKKANKLRLKEYFNIKIDNSIEQENLIVNGKKYSRLDVLRGELS encoded by the coding sequence ATGAAACATTATAATATTCCAATATTTATTAGTCATTTTGGTTGTCCAAATTCTTGTGTTTTCTGTAATCAAAAAAAAATAAATGGTAGAGAAACAGATGTTACAATGGAAGATTTAAGAAATACAATAGAGATGTACTTAGAAACTCTTCCAAAGAATTCCAAAAAAGAAGTGGCTTTCTTTGGTGGAACTTTTACAGGAATTTCTATGGGATTACAGAAAGAATATTTAGAAACTGCATATGAGTATATAAAAAAAGGTGAAATAGATGGTATTAGATTATCAACTAGACCTGATTGTATAAATTATGAAATAGTTGAACAGTTAAAAAAATATGGAGTAACTACTGTAGAATTAGGAGTTCAATCGTTAGATGAAGAGGTTTTAATAGCAACTGAGAGATATTATCCAGTAAGGGTTGTAGAGGAAGCTTGTAAAATATTAAAAGAGTATGGAATAAAACTTGGAATACAATTAATGGTTGGATTACCTAAATCAACTTTTGATAGTGATTATGAAACAGCGAAAAAGGTTTTAGAGATGAAACCTGATATGGTTAGAATATACCCTACTTTAGTAATAAAAAACACAAAGATGGAACAGATGTTTTATCAGAAAGAGTATAGTCCACTGTCTTTAGAAGAAGCAATAGAAAGAACAAAGAAAATAATGGCTCTTTTAGAAAGTAATGGAATTAATATAATAAGAGTAGGACTTCAACCAAGTGAAGATTTAAGAGAAGATGGTGTTGTATTAGGAGGTCCTTTTCATCCAGCTTTTAGAGAACTTGTTGAAACAGAAATTTATCATAACTTTTTTAAAAAAATTATAGAAAAAGAAAAAGAACTAAATATAATAGCGAATGAAAAAAGTATTTCTAAATTAGTAGGAATAAAAAAAGCCAATAAATTGAGATTGAAAGAGTATTTTAATATAAAAATAGATAATTCAATAGAACAGGAAAATTTAATTGTAAATGGGAAAAAATATTCTAGGTTAGATGTACTAAGAGGAGAGTTAAGTTAA
- the rnc gene encoding ribonuclease III, translating to MKRNYLDFEKNLGYSFKNKELLKNSLIHRSFGNEHRRYKKISNERLELLGDAVLDLIVTEYLYRSYENSTEGDLAKIKSMVVSEPVLAEISKKLEVGKYLLLSRGEELTGGRERSSILGDAFEAILGAIYIDSDFETAKKFALALIKDDIDHVDTNEDILDFKTILQEFSQKNYKVIPEYSVLKEIGPDHQKIFEIEVKIDNGIEEKQSEVGTGKNKKTAEQAAAKSLCKKLGVKIHETL from the coding sequence TTGAAGAGAAATTACTTAGATTTTGAAAAAAATCTTGGGTATTCTTTCAAAAATAAAGAACTTCTAAAAAATTCACTTATTCATCGTTCATTTGGAAATGAACATAGAAGATATAAAAAAATAAGTAATGAAAGACTAGAACTGCTAGGTGATGCAGTTCTAGATCTTATTGTTACTGAATATTTATATAGAAGCTATGAGAATTCAACTGAAGGAGATTTAGCAAAAATTAAATCTATGGTAGTAAGTGAACCAGTTTTAGCAGAAATTTCTAAAAAATTAGAGGTTGGAAAGTATCTTCTATTAAGTAGAGGAGAGGAGCTAACTGGAGGAAGAGAAAGAAGTTCTATATTAGGAGATGCCTTTGAAGCTATTTTAGGAGCTATATATATAGATTCTGATTTTGAAACAGCTAAAAAATTTGCATTAGCATTGATTAAAGATGATATAGATCATGTTGATACAAATGAAGATATTTTAGACTTTAAAACAATATTACAAGAATTTAGTCAAAAAAATTATAAAGTTATTCCAGAATATTCTGTATTAAAAGAAATAGGACCAGACCATCAAAAAATATTTGAAATAGAAGTTAAAATAGATAATGGAATAGAGGAGAAACAATCAGAAGTAGGAACAGGAAAGAATAAGAAAACAGCAGAGCAAGCTGCTGCTAAATCTCTATGTAAAAAATTAGGGGTAAAAATTCATGAAACATTATAA
- the fabF gene encoding beta-ketoacyl-ACP synthase II, which yields MNRVVVTGIGLITALGTGIEKSWKRIINGETGIGKIESYDTTDMPVQIAAEVKDFDPLAFGIEKKEVKKLARNTQFAIAATKMALEDSKLVIDENNADEIGVIVSSGIGGIEIFEAQHQTMLEKGVKRISPFTIPAMIANMASGNIGIYFGAKGPNKSIVTACAAGTHSVGDAFELIKNGRAIAMIAGGTEASITPFAMNAFANMKALSTRNDEPTKASRPFSADRDGFVMGEGAGVLILEELEHAKARGAKIYAEVIGYGETCDAYHITAPADGGEGAARAFKMALKEGNIALEDVTYINAHGTSTPANDRNETAAIKATFGEHAKDLMVSSTKGATGHGLGAAGGIEAVIIAKAISEGVVPPTINYDNPDAECDLNYVPNVAVEKEINVAMSSSLGFGGHNAVIAMRKYK from the coding sequence GTGAACAGAGTAGTAGTTACAGGAATAGGACTTATAACTGCACTAGGAACTGGAATTGAAAAAAGCTGGAAGAGAATAATTAATGGAGAAACAGGAATTGGAAAGATAGAGTCTTATGACACAACTGATATGCCAGTACAAATAGCAGCAGAAGTAAAAGATTTTGATCCATTAGCTTTTGGAATTGAGAAAAAAGAAGTAAAAAAATTAGCTAGAAATACTCAATTTGCTATAGCAGCTACAAAAATGGCATTAGAAGATTCAAAATTAGTTATTGATGAAAATAATGCCGATGAAATAGGTGTTATAGTTTCTTCTGGTATTGGAGGAATAGAGATATTTGAAGCTCAACATCAAACTATGTTAGAAAAGGGAGTAAAAAGAATATCTCCATTTACTATTCCAGCAATGATAGCTAATATGGCATCAGGAAATATAGGAATTTATTTTGGAGCGAAAGGACCAAATAAATCAATAGTTACTGCTTGTGCAGCTGGAACTCATTCAGTTGGAGATGCTTTTGAATTAATAAAAAATGGTAGAGCAATAGCAATGATAGCTGGAGGAACAGAAGCTTCTATAACTCCATTTGCTATGAATGCATTTGCAAATATGAAAGCACTTTCTACAAGAAATGATGAACCTACAAAAGCTTCTAGACCTTTTAGTGCAGATAGAGATGGATTTGTAATGGGAGAAGGAGCAGGAGTTTTAATATTAGAAGAATTAGAACACGCAAAAGCAAGAGGAGCAAAAATCTATGCAGAGGTTATAGGATATGGAGAAACTTGTGATGCTTATCATATAACTGCTCCAGCTGATGGTGGAGAAGGAGCTGCAAGAGCATTTAAAATGGCTCTTAAAGAAGGAAATATAGCTTTAGAAGATGTAACATATATAAATGCACATGGAACATCTACTCCAGCAAATGATAGAAATGAGACAGCTGCTATAAAAGCTACATTTGGAGAGCATGCAAAAGATTTAATGGTATCTTCTACTAAAGGAGCAACTGGACATGGATTAGGAGCAGCAGGAGGAATTGAAGCTGTTATTATAGCTAAAGCAATATCTGAAGGAGTAGTTCCACCTACAATAAACTATGATAATCCAGATGCAGAATGTGATTTAAATTATGTACCAAATGTTGCAGTAGAAAAAGAGATAAATGTAGCTATGTCAAGTTCATTAGGATTTGGTGGACATAATGCTGTAATAGCTATGAGAAAATATAAATAA
- the fabD gene encoding ACP S-malonyltransferase, giving the protein MSKIAFVFPGQGTQYVGMGKELYENSELAKEKFDNLFSKLDFDLKKVMFEGPEEELKETKNTQPAIVSMSLILKELLEEKGIKADYVAGHSVGEYAAFGAAGYLSIEDTVKLTAARGKFMNEVAQKVNGGMAAIIGLEADKIIEVLNGVEGVVEAVNFNEPKQTVIAGEKEAINKACEALKEAGARRAMPLAVSGPFHSSLMKEAGEKLKEEAEKYNFTMTDVKLVANTTATILNSVDEVKDEIYRQSFGPVKWVDTIKKLKEEGVTTIYEIGPGKVLAGLIKKIDKEIQVKNIEKLEDLSNI; this is encoded by the coding sequence ATGTCTAAGATAGCTTTTGTATTTCCAGGACAAGGAACACAATATGTTGGAATGGGAAAAGAACTATATGAAAATAGTGAATTAGCTAAAGAAAAATTTGATAACCTTTTTTCAAAATTAGATTTTGATTTAAAAAAGGTAATGTTTGAAGGACCAGAAGAAGAGTTAAAAGAAACAAAAAATACACAACCAGCAATAGTTTCAATGAGTTTAATACTAAAAGAGTTACTTGAAGAGAAAGGAATAAAAGCTGATTATGTAGCAGGACATTCTGTTGGGGAATATGCAGCTTTTGGTGCAGCTGGATATCTATCAATTGAAGATACAGTAAAATTAACAGCTGCTAGAGGAAAATTTATGAACGAAGTAGCTCAAAAAGTAAATGGTGGAATGGCTGCTATTATTGGACTTGAAGCTGATAAAATAATAGAAGTATTAAATGGAGTAGAAGGGGTTGTTGAAGCAGTAAACTTTAACGAACCAAAACAAACTGTTATTGCAGGAGAAAAGGAAGCAATTAATAAAGCTTGTGAAGCTTTAAAAGAAGCTGGAGCTAGAAGAGCTATGCCTTTAGCAGTATCAGGACCATTTCATTCATCTTTAATGAAAGAAGCAGGAGAAAAATTAAAAGAAGAAGCTGAAAAATATAACTTTACTATGACTGATGTAAAGTTAGTAGCTAATACAACAGCAACTATTTTAAACTCTGTTGATGAAGTAAAAGATGAGATTTATAGACAAAGTTTTGGACCAGTAAAATGGGTAGACACTATAAAAAAATTAAAAGAAGAAGGAGTAACAACTATATATGAAATAGGGCCTGGAAAAGTTTTAGCAGGACTTATTAAAAAAATTGATAAAGAAATTCAAGTAAAAAATATAGAAAAACTTGAAGATTTGTCAAATATATAG
- the plsX gene encoding phosphate acyltransferase PlsX — protein MRIALDAMGGDKAPFETVKGAIKALDEIESLHLVLVGKKEIIEEELKKYKTDYNRIEIVDAREVIEMTDEPVNAVKSKKDSSMNRTLELVKEGVVDASVSAGNTGALITASQLKLKRIKGVLRPAIATMFPNKTGKMLMLDVGATADCKAEFLNQYAMMGSKYLEILLGKKNPTVGLLNIGTEEGKGNEVTREAYNLLKENKSINFSGNVESTEVMNGKIDVVVTDGFTGNMVLKTSEGIAKFVVSSLKEEINKSVIYKIGALLLKPAMKHIMKKMDSSEYGGAMFLGLNGLSIKAHGNSDSNGIKNAIKVANKFAEMKFIDELKNIIDIENEKTL, from the coding sequence ATGAGAATAGCCTTAGATGCTATGGGTGGAGATAAAGCTCCCTTTGAAACGGTTAAAGGTGCTATAAAAGCTTTAGATGAGATAGAATCTTTACACCTTGTACTTGTTGGAAAAAAAGAGATTATAGAAGAAGAACTTAAAAAGTATAAAACTGACTACAATAGAATAGAGATAGTAGATGCAAGAGAAGTAATAGAGATGACAGATGAGCCAGTTAATGCTGTAAAGTCTAAAAAAGATTCATCTATGAATAGAACTCTTGAGTTAGTTAAAGAGGGAGTTGTAGATGCTTCTGTTTCTGCTGGAAATACAGGAGCTTTAATCACAGCAAGTCAGTTAAAATTAAAGAGAATAAAAGGGGTTCTAAGACCAGCTATAGCAACAATGTTTCCTAATAAAACTGGGAAAATGCTAATGTTAGATGTTGGAGCAACTGCAGATTGTAAAGCTGAATTTTTAAATCAATATGCTATGATGGGATCAAAATATTTAGAAATTCTTTTAGGAAAGAAAAATCCAACTGTTGGGTTATTAAATATTGGTACTGAAGAGGGAAAAGGAAACGAAGTAACAAGAGAAGCTTACAATTTATTAAAAGAAAATAAGAGTATAAATTTTTCTGGAAATGTAGAGAGTACAGAAGTAATGAATGGAAAAATAGATGTAGTTGTAACTGATGGTTTTACTGGAAATATGGTATTGAAAACTTCTGAGGGAATAGCTAAATTTGTAGTTTCTTCTTTAAAAGAGGAGATTAATAAAAGTGTAATTTATAAAATAGGAGCTTTATTGTTAAAACCTGCAATGAAACACATAATGAAAAAGATGGATTCTTCTGAATATGGTGGTGCTATGTTTTTAGGTTTAAATGGATTATCAATAAAAGCTCACGGAAATTCAGATTCAAATGGGATAAAAAATGCTATAAAAGTAGCAAATAAATTTGCAGAAATGAAATTTATTGATGAATTAAAAAATATTATTGATATAGAAAATGAGAAAACCTTATAG
- a CDS encoding DUF177 domain-containing protein produces MKLEIKNFPNQILEFDFYIDNIEDIELKDRVHVVGTAVNNNGKVEISGKYSTKVKSQCVRCLKEIEIELDNNFMGTFLDENEYKQYLKSLNAECEISQDEIYDEIKDGVIDLDELIREYIILDMPPYPQCEPMCEDDSEIEKYSDDGIDPRWQQLLQIKN; encoded by the coding sequence TTGAAGTTAGAAATTAAAAATTTTCCAAACCAAATTTTAGAGTTTGATTTCTATATAGATAATATAGAAGATATTGAACTAAAAGATAGAGTACATGTTGTTGGAACAGCTGTAAATAACAATGGAAAAGTTGAAATAAGTGGTAAATACTCAACTAAAGTAAAATCACAATGTGTAAGATGTTTAAAAGAGATAGAAATAGAATTAGATAATAATTTTATGGGAACTTTTTTAGATGAAAATGAGTACAAGCAGTATTTAAAGAGCTTAAATGCTGAATGTGAAATTAGTCAAGATGAAATCTATGATGAAATTAAAGATGGAGTTATAGATTTAGATGAATTGATAAGAGAGTATATAATACTTGATATGCCACCATATCCACAGTGTGAACCTATGTGTGAAGATGATTCAGAGATAGAAAAATACAGTGATGATGGAATAGATCCAAGATGGCAACAATTATTACAAATAAAAAATTAA
- the ychF gene encoding redox-regulated ATPase YchF: protein MIGIGIVGLPNVGKSTLFNAITKAGAAEAANYPFCTIEPNVGMVTVPDTRLDELSKIINPQRVVQATVEFVDIAGLVKGAAKGEGLGNKFLSNIRTTAAICQVVRCFEDDNVIHVSGSVDPIRDIEVINTELIFADMETVDKAIEKHKKLAINKNKESMALMPVLEKCKAHLENFQLLKTLAMTDEELELIRTYQLLTLKPMIFAANVAEDDLATGNEYVEKVKEYAANLGSEVVIVSAKVEAELQEMDDEESKKEYLEALGVEEAGLNRLIRAGYKLLGLQTYFTAGVKEVRAWTIKIGATAPKAAGEIHTDFEKGFIRAKVVSYDDFIKYSGWKGAQEAGVLRLEGKEYIVQDGDLMEFLFNV, encoded by the coding sequence ATGATTGGGATAGGAATAGTAGGACTTCCAAATGTAGGTAAATCAACACTTTTTAATGCAATAACAAAGGCAGGGGCAGCTGAGGCAGCAAACTACCCATTTTGTACAATAGAACCAAATGTGGGAATGGTAACTGTACCAGATACAAGATTAGATGAGTTATCTAAAATTATTAATCCACAAAGAGTAGTTCAAGCAACAGTAGAATTTGTGGATATAGCTGGACTTGTAAAAGGAGCAGCAAAAGGTGAAGGACTTGGAAATAAATTCCTTTCAAACATTAGAACAACAGCAGCAATTTGTCAAGTTGTAAGATGTTTTGAAGATGATAATGTAATCCATGTAAGTGGTTCAGTAGATCCAATAAGAGATATAGAAGTAATTAATACAGAGTTAATTTTTGCAGATATGGAAACTGTAGATAAGGCTATAGAAAAACATAAAAAATTAGCTATAAACAAAAATAAAGAGTCTATGGCATTAATGCCTGTATTAGAAAAATGCAAAGCACATTTAGAAAACTTTCAACTATTAAAAACTTTAGCTATGACAGATGAAGAGTTAGAGTTAATAAGAACTTATCAATTATTAACTTTAAAACCTATGATATTTGCAGCAAATGTGGCTGAAGATGATTTAGCAACAGGAAATGAATATGTTGAAAAAGTAAAAGAGTATGCAGCAAATTTAGGATCAGAAGTTGTAATAGTATCTGCTAAAGTTGAGGCAGAATTACAAGAGATGGATGATGAAGAGAGTAAAAAAGAGTACCTAGAGGCTTTAGGAGTAGAGGAAGCTGGGCTTAACAGACTTATAAGAGCAGGATATAAGTTATTAGGACTTCAAACTTATTTTACTGCTGGAGTAAAAGAGGTAAGAGCTTGGACTATAAAAATAGGAGCTACTGCACCAAAAGCTGCTGGAGAGATTCATACTGATTTTGAAAAAGGATTTATAAGAGCAAAAGTAGTTTCTTATGATGATTTCATAAAATATTCAGGATGGAAGGGTGCACAAGAAGCTGGAGTACTTAGATTAGAAGGAAAAGAATATATAGTACAAGATGGAGATTTAATGGAATTTTTATTTAATGTATAA
- a CDS encoding beta-ketoacyl-ACP synthase III, with the protein MEFKSVGIKGLGYYVPEKVMTNFDFEKIIDTTDEWIKTRTGIEERRFASSEQATSDLCVEAAKKALDKAGMTVDDLDLILVATCTPDYLAQATACLVQLKLGAKNIPAFDLNAACSGFIYGLTVAGGMIRGGVYKNILVIGGETLSRIIDMQNRNTCILFGDGAAAAVVGEVEEGYGMLSTYLGAEGEDDMILKIPAGGSKKPNNKETVENRENFVVMKGQDVFKFAVHALPSATNKALKIANVKSEDLHMIFPHQANVRIIESAAKRIHVPLEKFYMNLQRFGNTSSASVGLALGEALEKGMVKKGDLIALTGFGAGLTYGSIVMKWAY; encoded by the coding sequence ATGGAATTTAAAAGTGTAGGAATCAAAGGTTTAGGTTATTATGTTCCAGAAAAAGTAATGACAAACTTTGATTTTGAAAAAATAATAGATACTACTGATGAATGGATAAAAACAAGAACAGGAATAGAAGAAAGAAGATTTGCTTCTTCAGAACAAGCAACTTCAGATTTATGTGTAGAAGCAGCTAAAAAGGCATTAGATAAAGCTGGAATGACAGTAGATGATCTAGATTTAATTTTAGTTGCAACATGTACACCAGATTATTTAGCACAAGCTACTGCTTGTTTAGTACAGTTAAAATTAGGTGCAAAAAATATACCTGCTTTTGATTTAAATGCTGCTTGTAGTGGATTTATATATGGACTTACTGTAGCTGGTGGAATGATTAGAGGAGGAGTTTATAAAAATATTTTAGTTATTGGTGGAGAAACTCTTTCAAGAATAATAGATATGCAAAATAGAAATACTTGTATTCTATTTGGAGATGGAGCTGCAGCAGCAGTTGTAGGAGAAGTTGAAGAGGGATATGGAATGTTATCTACTTATTTAGGAGCTGAAGGAGAAGATGACATGATATTAAAAATACCTGCTGGTGGAAGTAAAAAACCAAATAATAAAGAAACTGTAGAAAATAGAGAAAATTTTGTAGTTATGAAAGGGCAAGATGTTTTTAAATTTGCTGTGCATGCATTACCAAGTGCAACTAATAAAGCTTTAAAAATAGCTAATGTTAAATCAGAAGATTTACATATGATATTCCCACATCAAGCAAATGTAAGAATTATCGAATCAGCAGCCAAAAGAATTCATGTACCTTTAGAAAAATTCTATATGAACTTACAAAGATTTGGAAATACTTCTTCTGCTTCAGTGGGATTAGCTTTAGGTGAAGCATTAGAAAAAGGAATGGTAAAAAAAGGTGATTTAATTGCCTTAACAGGATTTGGTGCAGGACTTACTTATGGTTCAATTGTTATGAAATGGGCATATTAG